In a genomic window of Vidua chalybeata isolate OUT-0048 chromosome 30, bVidCha1 merged haplotype, whole genome shotgun sequence:
- the LOC128801454 gene encoding loricrin-like isoform X2 → MSGGGPSSGGYGSVSGSCSPHSGGMSSGSWSGSGRRGSMSGEGGSSGHGGSSYGSSGCIGGGEGGSGYGGSSGRRGSMSGGGPSSGGYGSVSGSCSPHSGGMSSGSWSGSGRRGSMSGEGGSSGHGGSSYGSSGCIGGGEGGSGYGGGSSGRRGSISGGGEGGGISGSVGSSYGSGGCIGGGEGGSGYRGGSGYGGVSGYGGHSSGYGGGSSGRRGSISGGRGTSTSGVWGLSSAGTCRPGSAGEGGWDCSGGDSCYGGGTCGDASCRDVTEECRSGGAWSSPSPGYWSAYGSGSVSPGDAVDK, encoded by the exons ATGTCTGGAGGTGGTCCCAGCTCTGGTGGATATGGATCAGTCTCTGGCAGTTGCAGCCCCCACAGTGGGGGGatgagctctggcagctggagtggctcaggcaggagaggctccatgtctggagaaggaggaagctCCGGTCATGGAGGATCCAGTTATGGCAGCAGTGGGTGCATtggtggaggagaaggag GGTCAGGGTATGGAGGAAGCTCGGGTAGGAGAGGCTCCATGTCTGGAGGTGGTCCCAGCTCTGGTGGATATGGATCAGTCTCTGGCAGTTGCAGCCCCCACAGTGGGGGGatgagctctggcagctggagtggctcaggcaggagaggctccatgtctggagaaggaggaagctCCGGTCATGGAGGATCCAGTTATGGCAGCAGTGGGTGCATtggtggaggagaaggag GCTCAGGGTACGGAGGAGGAAGCTCTGGCAGGAGAGGCTCCATCTCTGGtggtggggaaggaggaggaatttCAGGCAGTGTTGGATCCAGTTATGGCAGTGGCGGCTGCATTGGTGGAGGAGAAGGGGGCTCAGGGTACAGAGGAGGGTCAGGGTATGGGGGAGTCTCTGGATATGGTGGTCACAGCTCAGGGTATGGAGGGGGAAGCTCAGGCAGGAGAGGATCAATCTCTGGAGGAAGAGGAACCTCCACCTCTGGAGTTTGGGGATTGAGCTCTGCTGGCACCTGCAGGCCTGGCAGTGCGGGGGAAGGAGGCTGGGATTGCTCTGGAGGGGACAGTTGTTATGGAGGAGGCACCTGTGGAGACGCCAGCTGCAGAGATGTGACTGAGGAATGCAGGTCAGGAGGAGCGTGGTCTTCTCCAAGCCCAGGTTACTGGTCTGCCTATGGAAGTGGCTCTGTTTCCCCTGGAGATGCTGTCGACAAGTAA
- the LOC128801454 gene encoding loricrin-like isoform X1 encodes MSGGGPSSGGYGSVSGSCSPHSGGMSSGSWSGSGRRGSMSGEGGSSGHGGSSYGSSGCIGGGEGGSGYGGSSGRRGSMSGGGPSSGGYGSVSGSCSPHSGGMSSGSWSGSGRRGSMSGEGGSSGHGGSSYGSSGCIGGGEGGSGYGGSSGYGGGSGRRGSMSGGGHSSGGLGSGSGSGGSSSGGGISSGYGGSSGSGGLSSGGCIGGGEGGSGYGGSSGRRGSMSGGGPSSGGYGSGSGSCSPHSGGMSSGGWSSSGRRGSISGGGGSSGHGGCSYGSGGSICGGEGGSGYGGGSSGRRGSISGGGEGGGISGSVGSSYGSGGCIGGGEGGSGYRGGSGYGGVSGYGGHSSGYGGGSSGRRGSISGGRGTSTSGVWGLSSAGTCRPGSAGEGGWDCSGGDSCYGGGTCGDASCRDVTEECRSGGAWSSPSPGYWSAYGSGSVSPGDAVDK; translated from the exons ATGTCTGGAGGTGGTCCCAGCTCTGGTGGATATGGATCAGTCTCTGGCAGTTGCAGCCCCCACAGTGGGGGGatgagctctggcagctggagtggctcaggcaggagaggctccatgtctggagaaggaggaagctCCGGTCATGGAGGATCCAGTTATGGCAGCAGTGGGTGCATtggtggaggagaaggag GGTCAGGGTATGGAGGAAGCTCGGGTAGGAGAGGCTCCATGTCTGGAGGTGGTCCCAGCTCTGGTGGATATGGATCAGTCTCTGGCAGTTGCAGCCCCCACAGTGGGGGGatgagctctggcagctggagtggctcaggcaggagaggctccatgtctggagaaggaggaagctCCGGTCATGGAGGATCCAGTTATGGCAGCAGTGGGTGCATtggtggaggagaaggaggttCAGGGTACGGAGGGAGCTCAGGATATGGAGGTGGCTCTGGCCGGAGAGGCTCCATGTCTGGTGGTGGTCACAGTTCTGGAGGGCTGGGATCGGGCTCTGGCAGTGGTGGGAGCAGTTCTGGAGGAGGAATCAGCTCTGGGTATGGAGGAAGCTCAGGCAGTGGAGGATTGAGCTCTGGTGGGTGCATTGGTGGTGGAGAAGGGGGTTCAGGGTATGGAGGAAGCTCGGGCAGGAGAGGTTCCATGTCTGGAGGTGGTCCCAGCTCTGGTGGATATGGATCAGGCTCTGGCAGTTGCAGCCCCCACAGTGGGGGGATGAGCTCTGGAGGTTGGAGCAGTTCTGGCAGGAGAGGCTCCATCTCTGGAGGTGGAGGAAGCTCAGGTCATGGAGGATGCAGTTATGGCAGTGGTGGGTCCATCTGTGGGGGAGAAGGAGGCTCAGGGTACGGAGGAGGAAGCTCTGGCAGGAGAGGCTCCATCTCTGGtggtggggaaggaggaggaatttCAGGCAGTGTTGGATCCAGTTATGGCAGTGGCGGCTGCATTGGTGGAGGAGAAGGGGGCTCAGGGTACAGAGGAGGGTCAGGGTATGGGGGAGTCTCTGGATATGGTGGTCACAGCTCAGGGTATGGAGGGGGAAGCTCAGGCAGGAGAGGATCAATCTCTGGAGGAAGAGGAACCTCCACCTCTGGAGTTTGGGGATTGAGCTCTGCTGGCACCTGCAGGCCTGGCAGTGCGGGGGAAGGAGGCTGGGATTGCTCTGGAGGGGACAGTTGTTATGGAGGAGGCACCTGTGGAGACGCCAGCTGCAGAGATGTGACTGAGGAATGCAGGTCAGGAGGAGCGTGGTCTTCTCCAAGCCCAGGTTACTGGTCTGCCTATGGAAGTGGCTCTGTTTCCCCTGGAGATGCTGTCGACAAGTAA
- the LOC128801441 gene encoding fibroin heavy chain-like, with product MGGFQSGKTRLGGTYREGSGREVLGGGLGIGQQGAGQGLGQAGVLRGIEEVHVNTNLLRPIQLQVDPEFQQACSDEKEQIKALNNKFASFIEKVQCLERQNQALLAKWELLQQQSSGPEESRNINNFFQSYITNLQRQLETLQSQKEQLDPEAYNMLQLVEDYKNRFEDEINKRTSKEEEFVELKKELDSAYMGKMEFDVRVDILRQELEFLRCLYEAELSQLQTVVGNVDVILSVDNHRDLNMDGIIEEVRQEYEGMAHRSTAEVDAMYRGRYQDLQNMWVNQREQLRNSHLEIQELARQIQRLQPEIEIARKRNSSLQDSIKDAEHRGSSAVRDGQEKLEELENALHQAKDDLSQLVHDYQELLNVKLGLDIEIAMYRSLLEEEENRIQEGSPATICIIDYNARASGVSGGIKSVKGRMSSGGTSGSRMKGPVSGGGKGGSSGGGGSSLALVVVVPFLEEEKAQDLEEESQVVEAPSVEEEEALAVEAPCPRAAAALEGGGPAPVVVVPFLEEEKVQDLEEEEALAVEAPSVEEEEALAVEAPCPRAAAALEGGGPALVVMVPFLEEEKAQDLEEESQVVEAPSVEEEEALAVEAPCPRAAAALEGGGPALVVVVPFLEEEKVQDLEEEALAVEAPSVEEALAVEAPCPRAAAALEGGGPAPVVVVPFLEEEKVQDLEEEEALAVEAPSVEEEEALAVEAPCPRAAAALEGKGSGSGGGSSGSGGSNCGGGGSSGSGGSMSKGSSSSGGWGSSSGGGGSISGGGKGSICGGGGSSGSGGSMSKGSSSSGGWGSSSGGGGSISGGGKGSGSGGGGSSGSGGSICGGGGSSGSGGSMSKGSSSSGGWGSSSGGGGSISGGGKGSGSGGGISGGGGSICGGGGSSGSGGSMSKGSSSSGGWGSSSGGGGSISGGGKGSGSGGGGSSGSGGSICGGGGSSGSGGSMSKGSSSSGGWGSSSGGGGSISGGGKGSGSGGGGSSGSGGSICGGGGSSGSGGSICGGQGSSGSGGSMSGGGQTTGGWGSSSGRCSPHSGGMSSGGGSSCGRRGSMSGGGGQGSSGSGGSMSGGGQTAGGWGSSSGRCSPHSGGMSSGGGSSCGRRGSMSGGGGQGISGSGGSMSGGGQSSGGYGSGSGSGRCRPHSGGMSSGGGSSCGRRGSMSGGGGQGSSGSGGSMSGGGQTAGGWGSSSGRCSPHSGGMSSGGGSSCGRRGSMSGGGGQGSSGSAGSMSGGGPSSGGYGSGSGSCSAHSGGMSSGSWSSSGRRGSISGGGGSSGHGGCSYGSGGSICGGEGGSGYGGGSSGRRGSMSGGSHSSGGSISGGGISSGYGGSSGSGGLSSGGCISGGEGGSGYGGSSGRRGSMSGGGHSSGGLGSGSGSGGSSSGGGISSGYGGSSGSGGSSSGCIGGGEGGSGYGGGSGYGGSSGRRGSMSGGGPSSGGYGSVSGSCSPHSGGMSSGSWSGSGRRGSMSGEGGSSGHGGSSYGSSGCIGGGEGGSGYGGSSGYGGGSGRRGSMSGGGHSSGGLGSGSGSGGSSSGGGISSGYGGSSGSGGLSSGGCIGGGEGGSGYGGSLGRRGSMSGGGPSSGGYGSGSGSCSPHSGGMSSGGWSSSGRRGSISGGGGSSGHGGCSYGSGGSICGGEGGSGYGGGSSGRRGSMSGGGEGEGSSGSGGSSYGSGGWIGGGEGGSGYGGGSGYGGSSGRRGSMSGGGPSSGGYGSVSGSCSPHSGGMSSGSWSGSGRRGSMSGEGGSSGHGGSSYGSSGCIGGGEGGSGYGGSSGYGGGSGRRSSMSGGGPSSGGHGSGSGSCSPHSGGMSSGGWSSSGRRGSISGGGGSSGHGGCSYGSGGSICGGEGGSGYGGGSSGRRGSISGGGHSSGGLGSGSGSGGSSSGGGISSGYGGSSGSGGSSSGCIGGGEGGSG from the exons ATGGGAGGTTTTCAAAGTGGTAAAACAAGGCTTGGTGGCACCTACAGAGAAGGTTCAGGCAGAGAGGTACTCGGAGGAGGCCTTGGCATAGGGCAACAAGGGGctggacagggactgggacaggctggagtTCTCCGAGGCATTGAGGAGGTCCATGTCAACACCAACCTGCTGAGGCCAATACAGCTCCAGGTGGACCCTGAGTTCCAGCAAGCGTGCTCAGATGAGAAGGAGCAGATCAAAGCTCTCAACAACAAATTTGCATCATTCATTGAGAAG GTTCAATGTCTGGAGCGGCAGAATCAGGCACTCTTGGCCAAGTGGGaacttctgcagcagcaaagctctggCCCCGAGGAGAGCAGGAACATCAACAACTTCTTCCAGTCCTACATCACCAACCTGCAGCGGCAGCTTGAGACCCTCCAGAGccagaaggagcagctggatcCCGAAGCCTACAACATGCTCCAGCTTGTTGAGGATTATAAAAACAG ATTCGAGGATGAGATCAACAAACGCACGTCCAAGGAGGAGGAATTTGTGGAGCTTAAAAAG gaactGGATAGTGCCTACATGGGAAAAATGGAGTTTGATGTCCGAGTGGATATCCTGAGGCAGGAGTTGGAGTTCCTCCGGTGTTTATATGAAGCT gagctgtcccagctgcaaaCGGTTGTTGGGAACGTGGACGTTATTCTGTCCGTGGACAACCACAGGGACCTGAACATGGATGGAATCATCGAGGAGGTCAGGCAGGAGTACGAGGGGATGGCCCACAGGAGCACAGCTGAAGTGGATGCCATGTACCGGGGCAGG TACCAGGACCTGCAGAACATGTGGGTGAATCAACgagagcagctgaggaacagTCACCTGGAAATCCAGGAACTTGCCAGGCAGATCCAAAGACTCCAACCAGAAATTGAAATCGCAAGGAAAAGG AATTCCAGCCTCCAGGACTCCATTAAAGATGCTGAGCACCGTGGGAGCTCAGCTGTCAGGGACGGCCAGGAAAAGCTagaggagctggaaaatgcCCTCCACCAGGCCAAGGATGACCTTTCTCAGCTTGTCCATGATTACCAGGAGCTCCTGAATGTGAAGCTGGGCCTGGACATTGAGATAGCCATGTATCGATCGctcctggaagaggaggagaacaG GATCCAGGAAGGATCACCAGCCACGATCT GTATCATTGACTACAATGCCAGAGCTTCTGGAGTCTCTGGAGGCATAAAAAGTGTGAAGGGGAGAATGAGTTCTGGTGGTACCAGTGGGAGCAGAATGAAAGGGCCAGTctctggaggaggaaaaggtggAAGCTCTGGAGGGGGTGGATCCAGCTTAG CTCTGGTGGTGGTGGTTCCAtttctggaggaggaaaaggctcAGGATCTGGAGGAGGAATCTCAGGTGGTGGAGGCTCCAtctgtggaggaggaggaagctctgGCAGTGGAGGCTCCATgtccaagggcagcagcagctctggagggtgGGGGTCCAGCTCCGGTGGTGGTGGTTCCAtttctggaggaggaaaaggttCAGGatctggaggaggaggaagctctgGCAGTGGAGGCTCCAtctgtggaggaggaggaagctctgGCAGTGGAGGCTCCATgtccaagggcagcagcagctctggagggtgGGGGTCCAGCTCTGGTGGTGATGGTTCCAtttctggaggaggaaaaggctcAGGATCTGGAGGAGGAATCTCAGGTGGTGGAGGCTCCAtctgtggaggaggaggaagctctgGCAGTGGAGGCTCCATgtccaagggcagcagcagctctggagggtgGGGGTCCAGCTCTGGTGGTGGTGGTTCCAtttctggaggaggaaaaggttCAGGATCTGGAGGAGGAAGCTCTGGCAGTGGAGGCTCCATCTGTGGAGGAAGCTCTGGCAGTGGAGGCTCCATgtccaagggcagcagcagctctggagggtgGGGGTCCAGCTCCGGTGGTGGTGGTTCCAtttctggaggaggaaaaggttCAGGatctggaggaggaggaagctctgGCAGTGGAGGCTCCAtctgtggaggaggaggaagctctgGCAGTGGAGGCTCCATgtccaagggcagcagcagctctggagg gaaaaggttCAGGATCTGGAGGAGGAAGCTCTGGCAGTGGAGGCTCCAactgtggaggaggaggaagctctgGCAGTGGAGGCTCCATgtccaagggcagcagcagctctggagggtgGGGGTCCAGCTCTGGTGGTGGTGGTTCCAtttctggaggaggaaaag GCTCCAtctgtggaggaggaggaagctctgGCAGTGGAGGCTCCATgtccaagggcagcagcagctctggagggtgGGGGTCCAGCTCTGGTGGTGGTGGTTCCAtttctggaggaggaaaaggttCAGGatctggaggaggaggaagctctgGCAGTGGAGGCTCCAtctgtggaggaggaggaagctctgGCAGTGGAGGCTCCATgtccaagggcagcagcagctctggagggtgGGGGTCCAGCTCTGGTGGTGGTGGTTCCAtttctggaggaggaaaaggctcAGGATCTGGAGGAGGAATCTCAGGTGGTGGAGGCTCCAtctgtggaggaggaggaagctctgGCAGTGGAGGCTCCATgtccaagggcagcagcagctctggagggtgGGGGTCCAGCTCTGGTGGTGGTGGTTCCAtttctggaggaggaaaaggttCAGGatctggaggaggaggaagctctgGCAGTGGAGGCTCCAtctgtggaggaggaggaagctctgGCAGTGGAGGCTCCATgtccaagggcagcagcagctctggagggtgGGGGTCCAGCTCCGGTGGTGGTGGTTCCAtttctggaggaggaaaaggttCAGGatctggaggaggaggaagctctgGCAGTGGAGGCTCCAtctgtggaggaggaggaagctctgGCAGTGGAGGCTCCATCTGTGGAGGACAAGGAAGTTCAGGCAGTGGAGGCTCCATGTCTGGAGGTGGCCAGACCACTGGAGGATGGGGGTCCAGCTCTGGGAGGTGCAGCCCCCACAGTGGGGGGATGAGCTCtggaggtgggagcagctgtggcaggagagGCTCCATGTCTGGAGGTGGAGGACAAGGAAGCTCTGGCAGTGGAGGTTCCATGTCTGGAGGTGGCCAGACCGCTGGAGGATGGGGGTCCAGCTCTGGGAGGTGCAGCCCCCACAGTGGGGGGATGAGCTCtggaggtgggagcagctgtggcaggagagGCTCCATGTCTGGAGGTGGTGGACAGGGAATCTCTGGTAGTGGAGGTTCCATGTCTGGAGGCGGCCAGAGCTCCGGTGGTTACGGATCAGGCTCTGGCAGTGGCCGATGCAGACCCCACAGTGGGGGGATGAGCTCtggaggtgggagcagctgtggcaggagagGCTCCATGTCTGGAGGTGGTGGACAGGGAAGTTCAGGCAGTGGAGGCTCCATGTCTGGAGGTGGTCAGACCGCTGGAGGATGGGGGTCCAGCTCTGGGAGGTGCAGCCCCCACAGTGGGGGGATGAGCTCtggaggtgggagcagctgtggcaggagagGCTCCATGTCTGGAGGTGGAGGACAGGGAAGTTCAGGCAGTGCAGGCTCCATGTCTGGAGGTGGTCCCAGCTCTGGTGGATATGGATCAGGCTCTGGCAGTTGCAGCGCCCATAGTGGGGGGATGAGCTCTGGAAGTTGGAGCAGTTCTGGCAGGAGAGGCTCCATCTCTGGAGGTGGAGGAAGCTCAGGTCATGGAGGATGCAGTTATGGCAGTGGTGGGTCCATCTGTGGGGGAGAAGGAGGCTCAGGGTATGGAGGAGGAAGCTCTGGCAGGAGAGGCTCCATGTCTGGAGGCAGTCACAGCTCTGGAGGGAGCATCTCTGGAGGAGGAATCAGCTCAGGGTATGGAGGAAGCTCAGGTAGTGGAGGATTGAGCTCTGGTGGGTGCATTAGTGGTGGAGAAGGAGGCTCAGGGTATGGAGGAAGCTCGGGCAGGAGAGGCTCCATGTCTGGAGGTGGTCACAGCTCTGGAGGGCTGGGATCGGGCTCTGGCAGTGGTGGGAGCAGTTCTGGAGGAGGAATCAGCTCTGGGTATGGAGGAAGCTCAGGCAGTGGGGGATCGAGCTCTGGGTGTATTGGTGGTGGAGAAGGGGGCTCAGGGTACGGAGGAGGGTCAGGGTATGGAGGAAGCTCGGGTAGGAGAGGCTCCATGTCTGGAGGTGGTCCCAGCTCTGGTGGATATGGATCAGTCTCTGGCAGTTGCAGCCCCCACAGTGGGGGGatgagctctggcagctggagtggctcaggcaggagaggctccatgtctggagaaggaggaagctCCGGTCATGGAGGATCCAGTTATGGCAGCAGTGGGTGCATtggtggaggagaaggaggttCAGGGTACGGAGGGAGCTCAGGATATGGAGGTGGCTCTGGCCGGAGAGGCTCCATGTCTGGTGGTGGTCACAGTTCTGGAGGGCTGGGATCGGGCTCTGGCAGTGGTGGGAGCAGTTCTGGAGGAGGAATCAGCTCTGGGTATGGAGGAAGCTCAGGCAGTGGAGGATTGAGCTCTGGTGGGTGCATTGGTGGTGGAGAAGGGGGTTCAGGGTATGGAGGAAGCTTGGGCAGGAGAGGCTCCATGTCTGGAGGTGGTCCCAGCTCTGGTGGATATGGATCAGGCTCTGGCAGTTGCAGCCCCCACAGTGGGGGGATGAGCTCTGGAGGTTGGAGCAGTTCTGGCAGGAGAGGCTCCATCTCTGGAGGTGGAGGAAGCTCAGGTCATGGAGGATGCAGTTATGGCAGTGGTGGGTCCATCTGTGGGGGAGAAGGAGGCTCAGGGTATGGAGGAGGAAGCTCTGGCAGGAGAGGCTCCATGTCCGGtggtggggaaggagaaggaagttCAGGCAGTGGTGGATCCAGTTATGGCAGTGGCGGCTGGATTGGTGGTGGAGAAGGGGGCTCAGGGTACGGAGGAGGGTCAGGGTATGGAGGAAGCTCAGGTAGGAGAGGCTCCATGTCTGGAGGTGGTCCCAGCTCTGGTGGATATGGATCAGTCTCTGGCAGTTGCAGCCCCCACAGTGGGGGGatgagctctggcagctggagtggctcaggcaggagaggctccatgtctggagaaggaggaagctCTGGTCATGGAGGATCCAGTTATGGCAGCAGTGGGTGCATtggtggaggagaaggaggttCAGGGTACGGAGGGAGCTCAGGATATGGAGGTGGCTCTGGCAGGAGAAGCTCCATGTCTGGAGGTGGTCCCAGCTCTGGTGGACATGGATCAGGCTCTGGCAGTTGCAGCCCCCACAGTGGGGGGATGAGCTCTGGAGGTTGGAGCAGTTCTGGCAGGAGAGGCTCCATCTCTGGAGGTGGAGGAAGCTCAGGTCATGGAGGATGCAGTTATGGCAGTGGTGGGTCCATCTGTGGGGGAGAAGGAGGCTCAGGGTATGGAGGAGGAAGCTCTGGCAGGAGAGGCTCCATCTCTGGAGGTGGTCACAGCTCTGGAGGGCTGGGATCGGGCTCTGGCAGTGGTGGGAGCAGTTCTGGAGGAGGAATCAGCTCTGGGTATGGAGGAAGCTCAGGCAGTGGGGGATCGAGCTCTGGGTGTATTGGTGGTGGAGAAGGGGGCTCAGG GTAG